Proteins encoded by one window of Mus musculus strain C57BL/6J chromosome 10, GRCm38.p6 C57BL/6J:
- the Fam162b gene encoding protein FAM162B isoform X1: protein MLWVSRSVLRLGLGFTTHRAPQIISRWPRWGPRVACHPCSSSGQNPSGFEPPGQKKVHRIPAQYKPSKFDKKILLWTGRFKSIEDIPPLVPPEMIAVSRNKARVKACYIMIGLTIVACFAVIVSAKRAVERHESLTSWNLAKKAKWREEAALAAQSKSK, encoded by the exons ATGCTCTGGGTCAGCCGCAGCGTTCTGCGACTAGGCTTGGGGTTCACCACCCACCGCGCTCCTCAAATCATCTCCCGCTGGCCGCGATGGGGTCCCCGGGTCGCGTGTCACCCCTGTAGCTCCAGCGGGCAGAATCCCAGCGGATTTGAGCCCCCAGGTCAGA AGAAAGTTCACAGGATCCCTGCCCAGTACAAGCCTTCGAAATTCGACAAGAAAATTCTGCTTTGGACCGGGCGTTTCAAATCTATAGAGGACATCCCACCCCTTGTACC GCCTGAAATGATAGCTGTTTCAAGGAACAAGGCTCGAGTGAAAGCTTGTTACATAATGATTGGACTCACGATTGTGGCCTGCTTTGCTGTGATTGTGTCTGCAAAAAGA GCTGTGGAACGGCATGAATCCTTAACAAGTTGGAATCTGGCAAAGAAAGCTAAGTGGCGTGAAGAAGCTGCATTGGCTGCACAGTCCAAGTCTAAATGA
- the Fam162b gene encoding protein FAM162B, with translation MLWVSRSVLRLGLGFTTHRAPQIISRWPRWGPRVACHPCSSSGQNPSGFEPPEKVHRIPAQYKPSKFDKKILLWTGRFKSIEDIPPLVPPEMIAVSRNKARVKACYIMIGLTIVACFAVIVSAKRAVERHESLTSWNLAKKAKWREEAALAAQSKSK, from the exons ATGCTCTGGGTCAGCCGCAGCGTTCTGCGACTAGGCTTGGGGTTCACCACCCACCGCGCTCCTCAAATCATCTCCCGCTGGCCGCGATGGGGTCCCCGGGTCGCGTGTCACCCCTGTAGCTCCAGCGGGCAGAATCCCAGCGGATTTGAGCCCCCAG AGAAAGTTCACAGGATCCCTGCCCAGTACAAGCCTTCGAAATTCGACAAGAAAATTCTGCTTTGGACCGGGCGTTTCAAATCTATAGAGGACATCCCACCCCTTGTACC GCCTGAAATGATAGCTGTTTCAAGGAACAAGGCTCGAGTGAAAGCTTGTTACATAATGATTGGACTCACGATTGTGGCCTGCTTTGCTGTGATTGTGTCTGCAAAAAGA GCTGTGGAACGGCATGAATCCTTAACAAGTTGGAATCTGGCAAAGAAAGCTAAGTGGCGTGAAGAAGCTGCATTGGCTGCACAGTCCAAGTCTAAATGA